The genomic window cggtctctcaatcacaccaccacacagtactgacccacacatacagttcttacacacactggacattctggacattgttttcagttcatcacttaaatcactttaagcatatttgcactgcacaagacataatgtggattgcacaacactggacattatattcttcatttccagttaatacttgtacagctgctgttattgtgtatttatttatttatatttcttcatacattcttatatagttctatattgtgtattttgttgtacagttattttattttcaactttaatttatatattttatcttattctttcccagttaaatttacccttcattctaatttgtgttgtacagttatttcatttttagccttaatttatattttattccttcctagttaaatttaccctttttaatttttcatatttatttcctatcttattcatagccttttccttttttgttctctttaggtcacgagcagttgtccaagcatttcactacatatcgtactgtgtatgactgtgtacgtgacaaataaaatttgaatttgaatttgaatttgaatttaccAAAGCCCCAGTCATGTTGGCTAGAGATCAATCAGTAGGCAGCTTTTACTTCAAAGGCGAACATTAAAGGCCCATCTATTCACATTTTACTACCATTGGAGTAGTTAGCGAGTGTTTgcagaaaaaataacaaactaaagGCGACTGTGTAAATCAAAGCAGTCACTGGCATGTTTTTGGTGCTACACTTTATTTACTGCTGATTTTAATACCAAGAAGTTATACGCGCGTTTCCGTAGCAACCGGTGATCATATTATTTCCAGCGTTACTGAGGAGGACTTCACGTTAAATTGTTACAACAAATTTTCGATATGTTTCAGGTGCTTTTGGTTGGTTTTTAATTCTCATTTCTgaggttgtttgttttgtttttttatttcccatGAGCCTCCGCCCTCCACACCCTGATTCTTGTAATCCCCGTGGCACCCCATTTAAAACTCCTGGAACCGCCCCTGGCTGTAGGGCTCAAATAAAACCTACGCCCATTACAGACAGATTAACGTGATCGCGCAGCTCGTCCCCGTGTCTTCCTGTCTTCAGAGGGAAGAGTAGACATGACGACCCGCTCTATGCGCGCTCTGTCCGGAACCCTGAAACCGCTCTTCAGCCTCCGGTCACCGCAGGTAGGAGCCGCCCGGTGCGGTTACCTGTTGAACACACCGCGTTTTGGATGGTGCAGCAGGTGGTTAGTTAGCTGCCGCTGTCCGTTCAGCACCACGGGTCAGCGTCCGGTTCGCGTCAGCGTTTTACGTAATTCTGCAGTTTGAGGATGTTTCCTGCTGCCATCTGTAAGCCTACACTCTTCCCTGCAAAGTCATGCATTATTCAGAGACTACACCTCTGCGCCGAGTAAAGACAGACAGGTTCACTTCTCCGGCGGAAAAGCTGTCTGTTGTCCACGAGTCCGTGTTTTGCTTGTGTTGTTACTCAGACGCAGTTTTAAGAAGTTTCGAGAAGGTATAACTACACAAATATGCGCCTCGCTGTTGTGTAGACATGCCAGTCTGCACAAAACAAACGCAACAAGCCTCATCAGGCTCGCTCTTATGTTTAAGCTGCCAATCCGGAaggcatttcctgttttgtttttcattgtatttGAGCTCAAAGAAAAACCTCAGTTTTCCACGCTCGTCGACTCTGCTATGCTTACATGTTCATTAAAGTCTGCAGGTCACGGTGgaaatgcatgtttttatttatttatgattcaAACAGCCTGTCGAGACCCATAATTACGTTTGTTTTCACTCCTGTGTGGTAATACTAGCATCACAACATAGAAAACATCGACTAATTATTACTTTATTGCACTTGTAATACTTCCACCAACCCTCCTAAAAATATCCAAACAAcagaaatgtttcttttgtttcatctgCATGTGGATGAGTAGTGTCAAACATATGGGCCGGGTTCCAGAACAGGTCCATCAAACACGTCCAGATCAGCCGTCTTTATCTAAATAACAGCGTAACAGTGAAGCTGCTAGGAGTAGAGGCAGCCAGCCTCCAACGTGTCTGTGACCTGGTTTTATagctaaaaacaaataaataaaatgaaataaataatttttataaaagtcaaaaactatatatatgtagatatagttttttggggttgttttcttttttttttagaacattttaaaattagaaTACTATTTATTATGAAGGTAATTTGGTCATTTTAAGAGGACTTGTCTGCGTGTAAcctctgttttttctctgcatctTTAGGGTTTTGTTGTGGCAGCCTGTCATCAGACTCACAAGTCAACTTACACTGTAAGTTGTGTTATATATGAGGATTTATTTTATAGCTTCTATAATTTCTGTAAGCTCGGTCTTTAGGAGACCTTCTGACTCCCCACCCCTCACCATGATTCACATTTAGAGTCGATTCTCCAAGAAAATGTGGTCTCAGCCTCTCCTTTGTCCTATTTTCTCTCCCCTGTTTGCTCTGAATCCTTCCTCCCTCCACCCACCCAAGACCATAGTGAGTATGGATGCTTATAAGTGCTTATAAGATTTAGTGTAACAGCTAAAAGAGTGACAGGTCTCTGTAGTTTGTTTAGGGTTGTAtctaaaatgtgtgtgtttgtgcattacaGGCTCCACCTGCTCGTTACGGAGGCAGACACACCGTGACTCTTATTCCTGGAGATGGCATCGGACCGGAGCTGGCCAAACACGTGTGTGAGCTATTCCGGTGAGAATTCCCTCATGCAGTCACGATTACTCTCTGCAGAATTTCACTGAAACATTCACCACCAGCGTGTTGAAAATTCAAAACTTTTTACAATTTTTAGCACTTCATAAATTTCGTCCAGAGGCTTTTTGCCTGGCTGCCATTGTAAAGGATgtctggataaataaaggttacCCTGACTTCTTGAACCATCCTCGGCTAATGTTTCCTTCTCACAGTGTGTGCACATTTTAGACAGAAAGCTGTTCATAGTAACagcttttaaagtattttttaaaacacagaaatgtataAGCAATGAATTTAAGACTTCAGTAGAGTTTAGAGGATTAGATTTGCACCTCATGTCAACTGGGATACGCTCAAGcctacatccatccatccatgcattccCATGTCAGATGAGATGTATAACATCTCTGGTTGATTCTGTGTCTTCAAAGAGAGGAGCTCAGACAATTGAACCATGTCAACTAGCTCCTTTTGACGAGTAATACCAGCAACTCAACTCTGAGCTTCATCTGGATGTCTGACTTCCTCACTATATCTCTAAGGTTGACTCCAGCCAGCACACAGAGGAAACTCTGATGATGCCACACAAATCCGGTCGTCCTCAcgctccctctttctttcacttcTCAGTAAGATTGTGAGGTCCTGCTCGGAGCAGCCACTCTCCCCAGTCCAGAGGGAGCAGttttagaaaaagaagaagcttaaGTTGGATAAGCGGTTAAAAACAAATGGGTGACTGATTAGTTCCTTTTGGCTCTTGCTAAAAACATAAACTGATGCAGAAAGGGCACATACTGGTGCATTAACATTCAACAGAATGCCAGGATTTAAGTCGCCGATGCTCAGAATTTCCCGTGGGATGCCCTGAGACACACTCCATAATGttgactacacacacacacacagatgcagtgCTAATATTAGGCCACTAAATGGTTCAGCTCTCTCATTCATAAGTGCTCTCTTTGCCTGTGTTCACTATCAGATTCTGCTGTGTGCCTGTAGACTTCGAAGTCGTCAATGTGGACTCGACTAAGACCTCAGAAGATGATATCAATAACGCCATAATGGCTATCAGACGCAATGGAGTTGCACTGAAAGGTAACTGTGGAAAATATACCTTAAATGAAGTTATAAGGCAGGTAATAtgcaaaagaaacacaaaaattgtaaagttttttattttttgtgtctcATAAACAGTAAACATCATGttcctaaaaaagaaaaaaaaacacaaaagaagcaACTTTCATGACTAAATCATTTTTAGAGATGTAAGTGAGACAAACGGACATAAATCATTCCCAGAGGCGATAACACTGAACCAATCATATACAATAAACACAATTGaacttctttttcctcttctgttCCGATTTATTTTACTGAGTTTGATTCTTGTGCTCTACTTATAATCACTTCCCAACAAGTACAAGATGAATTTCAGATCAAAAGAGGCAGACAAATGAAGATCAACATGTGAATTACCTCTGATTAGTCTTTATACTTTTTTCATGGTAAGTATTTGAATGTAAATTTTTAAGTGGCCCAACAGTGAGGTGTGACTGGTACAAGAGATTTTTAATGTTCTTAGGAAGCTTTATTGATTCCTTTTTCGTATacatgtaaacattttatttatgtttacaattcataataaaaataaataaacggaAACTCTGAAATGAAATATTTGGATGTGCATGTTGAGAAAATCACATAGTCAGTGTTGTGCCTAATGATGTAgagagcacagaggaggaggagaatccAATCACAGGACATGAGAGGAAGAAATAAGAAGCTCAAAGCTGAAGTATTTTACTATCCAGGGTGAGGTCATACAGGAGTAGACAGTCAGTGAGGCAGACACCAAAGGTAACAGGTGTGCAAACATGTCATATCCACAAATAAAGAACCAATAATAAGAGAAACAAACTGAACTTTACACAGGAAAAACGTATGCAAGGAAATTAGTAGAAAACTTAACTAGTGCAGAAAAAATCTGTTGGAAAGAtggattttttaattttggattgcaacagttcattttttttctcttttaaacataaatatgtttgtttatttaggaAATATTGAGACCAACCACAACCTGCCACCTTCCCATAAGTCCCGAAATAGCCTCCTCCGGTGAGTCGACAACTCTTTGGTTTTCAGCTCGGATTTTTTGCTGATGTAAAGTCACAGAATTTGAGCTCTCTGTTTGTGCTCATCTTCCTCGCTGCAGTACCACTCTGGATCTGTACGCCAGTGTGATGCACAGCCAGTCCCTGCCAGGAGTGAGGACGCACCACAGAAACATCGACATCATAACAATCAGGGAAAACACGGAGGGCGAGTACAGCAGCCTGGAGCATGaggtgtgtctctgtgtgtgtggatccCATCTCTTTGAGTGCATCTCTAACTAATCAGTCTCTGTTTTATCTCCACTGCACCTCTGCAGAGTGTACCAGGCGTCGTCGAATGTCTGAAGATCATCACCAGGACCAAATCTTTACGCATCGCCGACTACGCCTTCAGGACAGCTCGAGAGAAAGGACGCAGACGAGTCACCGCCATCCACAAAGCTAACATCATGTCCGTTtctgttcctgtgttttatCTCGTTTCTTAAATGTGTTCCACTCATTTTTCGTCTGTTTCTCGGAGCAGGAAGTTGGGCGACGGCCTCTTCCTGGAGTGCTGTAAAGAGGTGGCCAGTGGTTACCCTGAAATCACCTTCAACAGCATGATTGTGGATAACACAACCATGCAGGCATGTCCATGTGAGACCATTTCATTGTGTGGTGTCTGTGTCAGCATGTCCCTCACATTCTTACTGGGGTATTTAATCAGAAAATGTGAGCGTTTTCAAGCCAAGACTCTTGAGAGTCACAACAGAAGGCGGTTAGTCATTGAAACCTCCTTCTGTATTCAAAAAAACGTGTGTGTGCTGGCTTCTCCAGCTTGTAAACATGTCCTAAAATgagcttttctgtgtgtgttttagctgGTTTCCAGGCCTCAGCAGTTTGATGTGATGGTCATGCCTAACCTTTATGGCAACGTTGTGAGCAACGTGTGTGCCGGCCTGGTGGGTGGACCCGGCCTGGTGCCTGGAGCCAACTACGGAGAAAACTACGCTGTGTTTGAGACGGTGAGACAGGGTTAATGAGATCTCTACATGTCTTGTgggttctttgtttttctctctgggGTTAGCTGCAGTTTTTCTAGGGTCCACTTGAGGCTCTCTCCAAAAGCGAGTCATCTTTGTGGACTGCCCTGTTAAAATCCCACCGTTAAAGCATCAATAATCATGTTAACAGCCTCGTACAACAAAGGTTTTGGTCTCTATCAATATTTATAACTCACCAGCTAAAAGAAGAAGTTGGAGTTGGGTGTGTGTGGCCACTTTGACTGGCTAAGCTTCCTGTATCGTCAGTGATTTGTCTGCTAGCCTCGCCTCCACTAACTGGAATCACTGAACTGGTCCGGTTTTCAGACAAGTTTTTTTGTGGGTGTGTATGATGTTCATCATCTCCTAATGAACACATGTCCATGGCTGGGTGGTCTGAGTGCTCCTCACCTCACCCTCGGCAGCTGAATCCCAGTCCTGCTTCTGGTCGTCTggttctttccttcttttctatTTCACCTCTTTCATGTGAACGTGCAGCGTTAACTTCCCTCTTTTGAATTTTTCCCTATTGTGTAATCTAAGCACTTTAATTTTTAACGAAACCataattgttgtttttccaaTCAAGCTCTATACGCACATATGAGTGTACACTCACTCAAGCCTCCCCTGATGTAACATCTCATTTTTGTAAGGACGTATAAATGGATGTATCACTTTTCTAAATGTGCTCTTCTCTGTACAGGGCACCAGGAATACTGGGAAGAGCATCGCTAACAAGAACACGGCAAACCCCACGGCCATGCTGCTGGCCTCCTGCCTCCTGCTGGATCACCTTAAGCTCCACGGCTACGCCAGCATGATCCGCAAAGCCATCCTCTCTACAATCACC from Astatotilapia calliptera chromosome 20, fAstCal1.2, whole genome shotgun sequence includes these protein-coding regions:
- the LOC113013747 gene encoding isocitrate dehydrogenase [NAD] subunit gamma, mitochondrial-like isoform X1, whose product is MTTRSMRALSGTLKPLFSLRSPQGFVVAACHQTHKSTYTTIAPPARYGGRHTVTLIPGDGIGPELAKHVCELFRFCCVPVDFEVVNVDSTKTSEDDINNAIMAIRRNGVALKGNIETNHNLPPSHKSRNSLLRTTLDLYASVMHSQSLPGVRTHHRNIDIITIRENTEGEYSSLEHESVPGVVECLKIITRTKSLRIADYAFRTAREKGRRRVTAIHKANIMKLGDGLFLECCKEVASGYPEITFNSMIVDNTTMQLVSRPQQFDVMVMPNLYGNVVSNVCAGLVGGPGLVPGANYGENYAVFETGTRNTGKSIANKNTANPTAMLLASCLLLDHLKLHGYASMIRKAILSTITDSQLHTADLGGKGSTSEMVQSIMDAIQSSGPRTQRH
- the LOC113013747 gene encoding isocitrate dehydrogenase [NAD] subunit gamma, mitochondrial-like isoform X2, with the protein product MTTRSMRALSGTLKPLFSLRSPQGFVVAACHQTHKSTYTAPPARYGGRHTVTLIPGDGIGPELAKHVCELFRFCCVPVDFEVVNVDSTKTSEDDINNAIMAIRRNGVALKGNIETNHNLPPSHKSRNSLLRTTLDLYASVMHSQSLPGVRTHHRNIDIITIRENTEGEYSSLEHESVPGVVECLKIITRTKSLRIADYAFRTAREKGRRRVTAIHKANIMKLGDGLFLECCKEVASGYPEITFNSMIVDNTTMQLVSRPQQFDVMVMPNLYGNVVSNVCAGLVGGPGLVPGANYGENYAVFETGTRNTGKSIANKNTANPTAMLLASCLLLDHLKLHGYASMIRKAILSTITDSQLHTADLGGKGSTSEMVQSIMDAIQSSGPRTQRH